The segment ACGCCGCAGATGATTCCGATCTCCAGCGTGGTCGACGCCAAGTGGCACATGGCCTCTCCCGCGCTGGCCCGCTACAACGGCTACTCGGCGGTGGAGATCGTGGGCAACCCGGCGCAGGGCTATTCCACCGGCCAGGCGATGGGCGAGATGGAGAAGATCGTCAACGACGACCTGCCCAAGGGCTTCGGCTACGACTGGACCGGGCAGTCCTACCAGGAGATCCTCTCCGGCAACGCCGCCACGCTGCTGATGGTGCTGTCGGTGGTGATCGTGTTCCTCTGCCTGGCCGCGCTCTACGAGAGCTGGTCGATCCCGGTGTCGGTGCTGCTGGTGGTACCGCTGGGCCTGCTCGGTGCCGTGGTGTTCTCGATGGCGCGGGGCCTGCCGAACGACATCTACTTCAAGATCGGCATGATCACGGTGATCGGCCTGGCGGCGAAGAACGCGATCCTGATCGTCGAGTTCGCCGTCGAGCAGCAGGCGGCCGGCAGGCCCCTGCGCGAGGCGGTGATCGAGGCAGCACGACTGCGACTGCGCCCGATCCTGATGACCTCGCTGGCCTTCATCCTCGGTGTGCTGCCGCTGGCCGTTTCCACCGGTGCCGGCGCCAATTCGCGCCACGCGATCGGTACCGGCGTGATCGGTGGCATGACGTTCGCCACCTTCCTAGGCCTGCTGCTTATCCCGGTGTTCTACGTCACGGTGCGGCGCCTGTTGGGTGACCGGCTGGACCATCATCACGACGATGGTGCGCCGTCGACCGGACACGGCGGCATGCAGCCGTTCGACTCGGATCCGCGACGGGGCGCATGATCCCCGCTCCGCCCTGCTCTCCGTACGCCACGGAGGGCGGGGGGCTCCCGACCACTGGACAAGGATGTCGTCGTGCCCACAGGCACCCCGCCCCGAAGTGTCGCCCGCATGCAGTCAGCCGTCGCTCCAGCCAGACCGGATGGGCTGGAACATGCCAACAACTTCGATGCCCTGCGCCTGGCCGCCGCATGGCTGGTAATGGTGTCCCACCAGTTCTTCTTCCTCGGCCGCGCGCAACCGGCCCCCACCGGCCACACGCTGGGCGAGGTCGCGGTAATGGTGTTCTTCACCATCAGTGGCTACCTGGTCGCGGAGAGCTGGTATCGCGATCCGCATATCGTGCGTTTCCTGCTACGCAGGATGCTCCGGATCTGGCCGGCGCTGGCGACCGCGACTCTGTTCATCGTGTTCGCCGGCGCCCTGCTTACCACTGCCCCGACCGGCACCTACTTTGGGCACGAGACCAGGCACTTCATCGCGCGGAATCTCGAGTTGCGGCAGGCCTTCCACCTGCCGGGGGTGTTCGATGGCGAGCCGTCTGGGGCGGTCAACGGCAGCTGGTGGACGATCCGCCTGGAAACCAAGTGCTACCTGTATCTCGGACTGCTCGGGCTCATCGGCTTGCGTCGGCGCCTGCTGTCGCTGCTGGCGCTGATCGCCTGCGCGGTCACCTTCGCCAGGACGCTGCCCGGCCATGCCGGCGCAGATGCACATCAGAACCTGTACACGCTCTACGTCGCCTTCTTCTTCACAGGCACATGCGCACGGCAGTTCCGGGCGGAACTGTTGCGGGCCCGGCGGTGGCTGTGGATCGTCATCCTGGCGCTGCTGGCGATCGCCTCCGCCACGCACCTTCCCGCCCTCGGAGAATGGGCGGCGATTCCGGCCGTGGTGCTCGCCATCGGCACCCGGAGCACTCCCGGGCTGCGGGCAGCCGGTCGATTCGGCGACCTCTCATACGGCACCTATCTGTACGCGTATTTCGTGCAGCAGGCGATCATCCGCAGCTGGCCTGGCACGCCATCGCTGGCGGGAACACTGGCGTTTGCCATCGTCGTTAGCAGTGCCATCGCCTGGTTATCGTGGCACACCGTGGAACGTTCCGCGCTACGACTGAAGCCACAACTGCGTCGCTGGTTCCCCGACCACGCCCCCTGAAGGGAGGGACCTGGCTGGGTGGGCCGGCAGGTGGGCGATGCCCCGCTGCCGGCCGGAGCCCGACCGATTCAGCGCAGCCCCGTCTCGTTGCGCGCGATCACGATGCGCTGGATCTCGCTGGTGCCCTCATAGATCTCGGTGATCTTGGCGTCGCGGAAATAGCGCTCCAGCGGCAGCTCCTTGGAATAGCCCATGCCGCCGTGGATCTGCACCGCCTGGTGGGTGATCCACATCGCCGCCTCGGAAGCGACCAGCTTGGCCACCGACGCCTCGGTACCGAAGCGGCCGCCGTTCCTCTCGGCCTCGCCCTTGGCCCACGCAGCGCGCAGGGTGAGCAGGGTCGCCGCGTCGAGCTTGCACTTCATGTCGGCAATCTTGGCCTGGGTCATCTGGAAGGTGCCGATCGGGTGGCCGAAGGCCTTGCGGTCGCGCGACCACTGCAGCGTGGCCTCGTACGCGGCCCGGGCGATGCCCACCGCCTGCGACGCGATGCCGATGCGGCCGGCATCGAGCACGCCCATGGCGATGGAGAAGCCCTTGCCGACCTCGCCCAGCACGTCGTCCTTGGAGCAGACGTACTCGTTGAGCTCGATCTCGCAGGTGGCCGAGGCACGGATGCCCAGCTTCGGCTCGGTCTTGCCAGCGTGGAAGCCCGGCTTCTGCGTGTCGATGATGAAGGCGGACACGCCCTTGGCGCCGATGCCCGGCGTGGTGATCGCGAACAGCACGATGTAGCGACACACCGGGCCGGAGGTGATCCAGCTCTTCTTGCCGTTGATCACCCAGTCGCCATTCTCGTTCCTGGTGGCGCGGGTGTGCATGGCCGAGGCGTCGGAGCCGGACTGCGGCTCGGTCAGCGCATAGGCGCCGATCGCCTCACCCTGGGCGATCGCCCGCACGTACTTCTGCTTCTGTTCCTCGGTGCCGTGCTTGAGGATGCCGTTGCAGAACAGCGAGTTGTTCACCGACATCACGGTGGAGGTGGCCGCGTCGGCCGCGGCGACCTCGATCATCGCCAGCACGTAGGCCACCGGATCCATGCCCGCGCCGCCGTACTCCTCGGGCACTTCGATGCCCATCAGGCCGAGCTGACCCATCTCGCGAATATTGTCCAGCGGGAACTCGCCCCTGGCGTCGAGCTCGGCCGCCACAGGGGCGATCCGCTTGAGCGCGAAATCGCGGGCGATCGCCTGGATCGACAACTGGTCTTCAGTAAAACGGAAATCCACGAAATGCTCCGGTTCGATAACGGAAACCGGCAATTTTAGCGAGTCGCCCGCCATCGCTCATGTGCATCGCAGCAATCCGGCCTCAGCCGCCGTGGGCGTGGATATCCAGGATGGTCCGGGAGATGCGCTGCTGCTCGTTCCGGCGCTGCTGCGCCGCCGAGGGACAATCTCCCAGCGACACCACCGGTGTGCCATCGCTGCAGACCTGGTCGGCGACCGGCAAAGGCGGGGATGCCGCCGCGCGATCCGGCAGCGCAGCGGCGGCCTGCACGGTGCCGGCTGGCGTGGTCTGGCACCCGGCCACGGCAAGCAGCACGGGAAAAGCGACGATCCATTTCATGGCAGGCCCTCCTTGAGGTGTTGGCAGCCGGGCTGACAGCACAAGCCGCAGCGCTCATGACCGCCTCCGCCAGCATGCGCTATTGACTCGGCCGGCAGCGATTCCTACCCTTCCATCTTTGCATCTTGATACAGGGATATTTCATGGATCTGGCGACTGCCTCCAGTGTGCTGCGTCTGCTTGCAGATCCCACCCGGGTACGCCTGCTGGCGCTGCTGGAGAGCGAGGAGCTGACCGTGGCCGAACTGGCCGCGGTACTGCACCTGGCGCAGCCGCGCGTGTCCACCCACCTGGCCAAGTTGAAAGAGGCGAACCTCGTCCGCGACCGACGTGCCGGCGTGTCGGCCTACTACCGCGCCAACACCGAGGGCGACGAGCACCAGCACCAGCTGGTGAAATCGCTGCGCGAGAGCATCGATGACGCCCTGCTGCGCGAGGATGCGGCCCGCGTCCCCGGCGTGCTGGCCCAACGCGCCCGCGAGGCCGGCTGGGCCG is part of the Dyella thiooxydans genome and harbors:
- a CDS encoding acyl-CoA dehydrogenase family protein: MDFRFTEDQLSIQAIARDFALKRIAPVAAELDARGEFPLDNIREMGQLGLMGIEVPEEYGGAGMDPVAYVLAMIEVAAADAATSTVMSVNNSLFCNGILKHGTEEQKQKYVRAIAQGEAIGAYALTEPQSGSDASAMHTRATRNENGDWVINGKKSWITSGPVCRYIVLFAITTPGIGAKGVSAFIIDTQKPGFHAGKTEPKLGIRASATCEIELNEYVCSKDDVLGEVGKGFSIAMGVLDAGRIGIASQAVGIARAAYEATLQWSRDRKAFGHPIGTFQMTQAKIADMKCKLDAATLLTLRAAWAKGEAERNGGRFGTEASVAKLVASEAAMWITHQAVQIHGGMGYSKELPLERYFRDAKITEIYEGTSEIQRIVIARNETGLR
- a CDS encoding acyltransferase family protein translates to MQSAVAPARPDGLEHANNFDALRLAAAWLVMVSHQFFFLGRAQPAPTGHTLGEVAVMVFFTISGYLVAESWYRDPHIVRFLLRRMLRIWPALATATLFIVFAGALLTTAPTGTYFGHETRHFIARNLELRQAFHLPGVFDGEPSGAVNGSWWTIRLETKCYLYLGLLGLIGLRRRLLSLLALIACAVTFARTLPGHAGADAHQNLYTLYVAFFFTGTCARQFRAELLRARRWLWIVILALLAIASATHLPALGEWAAIPAVVLAIGTRSTPGLRAAGRFGDLSYGTYLYAYFVQQAIIRSWPGTPSLAGTLAFAIVVSSAIAWLSWHTVERSALRLKPQLRRWFPDHAP